One window from the genome of Rariglobus hedericola encodes:
- a CDS encoding DNA gyrase/topoisomerase IV subunit A, whose amino-acid sequence MPNRKDPKDEQPELPLAGKPAPESAAPPVEAVELVAAEAEVPKNNDNAPLAHSYQKWFLEYASYVILDRAVPHIDDGLKPVQRRILHTFWEQDDGRFHKVANIVGAAMRFHPHGDASIGAALVGMGQRGYLVEPQGNFGNLLTGDDAAAPRYIEARLTAFAREVLFNPKTTVWQSSYDGRAKEPVTLPAKFPIVLLDGAEGIAVGLSTKILPHNFNDICRCAINHLQGKRFKLVPDFPSGGIADFADYNDGERGAKVKVRAKMESRGKHQIAITELPYGVTTTSLIESILAANAKGKIKVKHVDDNTSESVEIIVHLPQGADADQVMNQLYVFTDCQVSISPAACVIDTIDGQDKPVFLGVSEILRRSVDKTVQLLKQELDIKLGELEQQWHWDSLERIFIEERVYRRIETSKTWESVLAEIHEGLKPFVKKLRRAVTDEDVTRLTEIRIKRISAYNRFKADEAIKAIEDDIKQTKHHLAHLTEFAIKWFETLQEKYGKGRKRRTTCDEVEQISAAQVVVANQKLYVNREEGFVGLNWRQHEFVVECTILDDVVAFMGDATCKVVKVADKVFVGKDIRHLHILPKDGDDRFYTVIYQDKESGKAFAKRFQLGGTTREKVYNLAASEGSKLVFFDETKNQDSIPTKVRIQLSGRCSARVKDFEFDLKDLAIGSRGAKGLTVTQYPVKEVTRA is encoded by the coding sequence ATGCCTAATCGCAAAGATCCCAAAGACGAACAGCCCGAGCTTCCGCTCGCCGGTAAACCTGCGCCCGAGTCCGCCGCGCCTCCAGTCGAGGCGGTCGAACTCGTCGCCGCCGAAGCCGAGGTTCCCAAGAACAACGACAACGCTCCGCTCGCGCATTCCTACCAGAAGTGGTTTCTCGAATACGCCAGCTACGTCATCCTGGACCGAGCCGTTCCGCACATCGACGACGGTCTGAAGCCTGTTCAACGCCGCATCCTTCACACGTTCTGGGAGCAGGACGACGGGCGTTTCCACAAGGTCGCCAACATCGTCGGCGCGGCCATGCGCTTCCATCCGCACGGCGACGCATCCATCGGCGCCGCCCTCGTCGGCATGGGCCAGCGCGGCTACCTTGTCGAGCCGCAGGGCAACTTCGGCAACCTCCTCACCGGTGACGACGCGGCCGCGCCCCGTTACATCGAGGCCCGCCTGACCGCTTTCGCCCGCGAAGTCCTTTTCAATCCGAAGACCACCGTCTGGCAGTCCAGCTACGACGGACGCGCCAAGGAGCCGGTCACGTTGCCCGCCAAGTTCCCCATCGTCCTCCTCGACGGAGCCGAGGGCATCGCGGTCGGTCTCTCGACCAAGATTCTGCCGCACAATTTCAACGATATCTGCCGCTGCGCGATCAACCACCTCCAGGGTAAACGCTTCAAACTCGTCCCCGATTTCCCGTCGGGCGGCATCGCCGACTTCGCCGACTACAACGACGGCGAGCGCGGTGCCAAGGTGAAGGTTCGCGCCAAGATGGAGTCGCGTGGCAAACACCAGATCGCCATCACCGAGCTGCCTTACGGCGTCACCACGACCTCGCTGATCGAGTCGATCCTCGCCGCCAACGCGAAGGGCAAGATCAAGGTCAAGCACGTGGACGACAACACGTCCGAGTCGGTCGAGATCATCGTCCACCTGCCGCAGGGTGCCGACGCCGACCAGGTGATGAACCAGCTCTACGTGTTCACCGACTGCCAGGTGTCCATTTCGCCCGCCGCGTGTGTGATCGATACCATCGACGGCCAGGACAAGCCGGTGTTTCTCGGCGTTTCCGAAATCCTCCGCCGCTCCGTCGACAAGACCGTCCAGCTCCTCAAGCAGGAACTCGATATCAAGCTCGGCGAACTCGAGCAGCAGTGGCACTGGGACAGCCTGGAACGCATCTTTATCGAAGAACGCGTTTACCGCCGCATCGAGACTTCGAAAACGTGGGAAAGCGTGCTCGCCGAGATCCATGAGGGATTAAAACCCTTCGTGAAAAAACTACGCCGCGCGGTTACCGACGAGGACGTCACGCGACTGACGGAAATCCGCATCAAGCGCATCTCCGCCTACAACCGCTTCAAGGCCGACGAAGCCATCAAGGCCATCGAGGACGACATCAAGCAGACCAAGCACCACCTCGCGCACCTCACCGAGTTTGCGATCAAGTGGTTCGAGACGTTGCAGGAAAAATACGGCAAGGGCCGCAAGCGCCGCACCACCTGCGACGAAGTCGAGCAGATCAGCGCCGCGCAGGTCGTGGTCGCCAACCAGAAACTCTACGTCAACCGCGAGGAAGGATTCGTGGGTCTCAACTGGCGCCAGCATGAGTTCGTGGTCGAGTGCACGATCCTGGATGACGTGGTCGCCTTCATGGGCGACGCGACGTGCAAGGTCGTTAAGGTCGCCGACAAGGTGTTTGTCGGAAAAGACATCCGCCATCTGCACATCTTGCCGAAGGATGGCGACGACCGGTTCTACACCGTCATCTATCAGGACAAGGAAAGCGGCAAAGCCTTCGCCAAGCGCTTCCAACTCGGCGGCACCACGCGCGAGAAGGTTTACAACCTCGCCGCGAGCGAAGGCTCCAAGCTGGTGTTCTTCGACGAAACGAAGAATCAGGATTCGATTCCGACGAAGGTGCGCATCCAGCTCAGCGGACGCTGCTCGGCGCGCGTGAAAGACTTCGAGTTCGACTTGAAGGATCTCGCGATTGGCAGCCGTGGCGCCAAGGGCCTCACCGTCACCCAGTATCCGGTCAAAGAAGTCACCCGCGCCTAA
- a CDS encoding glycoside hydrolase family 30 protein, giving the protein MSLVSEIATPVAKASSAPGSRRSWSVVETARDNGRRLSVAPPPRLLAPGLSAGQHVLHCNPAEQFQTMEGFGGALTESAAWALSQTTPSQRAEVLRRYYDTKDGLGYTLARTHINSCDFSLYPWSLAETAGDFELKSFDLAPMRNWVLPLLHEARAIAGDKLRFLASPWSPPAWMKTNDTMLQGGGLRPECRDAWARLMARFVTAMRDEEKLPIWAVTVQNEPAAKQTWESCLYTAEEERDFVRDHLGPALHAAGHADVKLLVWDHNRDLLVERATPIFSDPATARFVWGAALHWYVSEDFTQSSALHAAFPDKHILFTEGCWEGGVKLGQWDRGERYARNMIGDIRNWVCGWIDWNMVLDTRGGPNHVGNWCDAPVLVDHETGEVHYQSSFYYIGHFSRFVKPGAKRIASGKPHPGVSSVAFMNPDGSLAIVVLNETDDAVQFTLKTDADALACTIPARSIQTYIGS; this is encoded by the coding sequence ATGAGCCTCGTTTCCGAAATCGCGACCCCGGTCGCCAAAGCGTCCTCAGCTCCCGGTTCCCGTCGTTCGTGGTCCGTCGTCGAGACGGCGCGTGACAACGGCCGCCGCCTTTCCGTGGCGCCGCCGCCGCGCCTGCTCGCGCCCGGTCTGAGCGCCGGCCAGCACGTGTTGCATTGCAATCCGGCGGAGCAATTCCAGACGATGGAAGGCTTTGGCGGAGCATTGACCGAGTCCGCCGCGTGGGCGTTGTCGCAAACGACGCCCTCGCAGCGCGCCGAGGTGTTGCGCCGTTACTACGACACCAAGGACGGCCTGGGCTACACGCTCGCCCGCACGCATATCAACAGCTGCGATTTTTCGCTGTATCCCTGGTCACTGGCCGAGACGGCGGGAGACTTCGAGCTGAAGTCATTCGATCTCGCGCCCATGCGTAACTGGGTGCTGCCGTTGCTGCATGAGGCCCGCGCCATCGCCGGTGACAAGTTGCGTTTCCTCGCTTCTCCGTGGAGTCCCCCGGCGTGGATGAAGACCAACGACACCATGCTTCAAGGCGGCGGCTTGCGGCCCGAATGCCGCGATGCCTGGGCGCGCTTGATGGCGCGTTTTGTGACCGCGATGCGCGACGAGGAAAAGCTCCCCATCTGGGCCGTGACGGTGCAAAACGAACCGGCCGCCAAGCAGACGTGGGAGTCGTGCCTTTACACGGCGGAAGAGGAGCGCGACTTCGTGCGCGACCATCTCGGCCCGGCGCTGCATGCGGCCGGACACGCGGACGTGAAGCTGCTGGTGTGGGATCATAACCGTGATCTGCTCGTCGAGCGCGCGACGCCGATTTTCTCGGATCCGGCGACGGCGCGTTTTGTGTGGGGCGCGGCGCTGCACTGGTATGTGAGCGAAGACTTCACGCAGTCCTCGGCACTGCACGCGGCATTTCCGGACAAACATATTTTGTTTACCGAAGGTTGCTGGGAAGGCGGCGTGAAGCTCGGCCAGTGGGACCGCGGCGAGCGTTATGCGCGCAACATGATCGGCGACATTCGCAACTGGGTATGCGGTTGGATCGACTGGAACATGGTCCTGGATACGCGCGGCGGCCCGAATCACGTCGGCAACTGGTGTGATGCTCCGGTGCTGGTGGATCACGAGACGGGCGAGGTGCATTACCAGAGCTCGTTTTATTACATCGGGCATTTCAGCCGCTTCGTGAAGCCGGGTGCTAAACGCATCGCCTCGGGCAAACCGCATCCGGGTGTGTCGTCGGTGGCCTTTATGAATCCCGATGGTTCGCTGGCGATCGTGGTGCTGAACGAAACGGACGATGCCGTGCAGTTCACGCTGAAGACCGACGCCGACGCACTCGCCTGCACGATTCCGGCGCGTTCCATTCAAACCTACATCGGCAGCTGA
- a CDS encoding PLP-dependent aminotransferase family protein yields the protein MNPPDDVLPPVTSSQPVYRYAARTAGMKPSAIREILKVTAAPDVISFAGGLPAPELFPVEAVARSAQAVLLSADGPASLQYGVTEGHLPLRQWVAAHLAETVSLSVTPDDIVITHGSQQALDLIAKVLLDPGDLVVTENPAYLGALQVFQAYEAHAVGLASDAHGLQPTALRAFLESSPVRPKLLYLIPNYQNPTGVSLTAARRAEIVRIAAHFGVPVLEDDPYGALRFSGEAQPALGTFPGARDCLYLGTSSKILAPGLRVAWLAVTDAGLREKITSAKQAADLQTSSFTQRLVHHYVSQPGALSAHVETLRSVYARRRDLMLAALERELPAGCTWTKPDGGLFLWVTLPASIDTTALLQIAAREKIAFVPGAPFWVGEPVRNTLRLNFSNSTEERIETGMARLGAVIRAAL from the coding sequence GTGAATCCGCCCGACGACGTTCTTCCGCCCGTGACCTCCTCCCAACCCGTATATCGCTACGCCGCGCGCACCGCCGGCATGAAGCCCAGCGCCATCCGCGAAATCCTCAAGGTCACCGCCGCGCCCGACGTCATCTCCTTCGCCGGCGGACTACCCGCCCCCGAGCTCTTTCCCGTAGAAGCCGTCGCCCGCTCCGCCCAAGCCGTCCTGCTTTCCGCCGACGGTCCTGCCTCCCTTCAATACGGAGTTACCGAGGGCCACCTGCCTCTCCGCCAATGGGTCGCCGCCCATCTCGCCGAGACCGTCAGCCTCTCCGTCACGCCGGACGACATCGTCATCACCCACGGCTCCCAACAGGCGCTCGATCTCATCGCCAAGGTTCTCCTCGACCCGGGCGACCTCGTGGTGACCGAAAACCCCGCCTACCTCGGCGCCCTGCAGGTCTTCCAAGCCTATGAAGCCCACGCCGTCGGTCTCGCCTCCGACGCGCACGGCCTGCAACCCACCGCCCTGCGCGCCTTCCTGGAGTCATCACCCGTCCGTCCGAAACTGCTGTATTTGATTCCCAACTACCAGAATCCGACCGGCGTCTCGCTCACCGCCGCCCGCCGCGCCGAGATCGTCCGGATCGCCGCCCACTTCGGCGTGCCCGTCCTCGAAGACGATCCCTACGGCGCCCTGCGTTTCTCCGGCGAAGCCCAACCCGCACTCGGCACCTTTCCGGGCGCCCGCGACTGCCTCTACCTCGGCACCTCCAGCAAAATCCTCGCCCCCGGCCTTCGCGTCGCCTGGCTCGCCGTGACCGATGCCGGCCTCCGCGAGAAAATCACCTCCGCCAAGCAGGCCGCCGACCTGCAAACCTCCTCTTTCACCCAGCGCCTCGTGCACCACTACGTCAGCCAACCCGGTGCGCTCTCCGCGCATGTGGAAACGCTGCGCAGCGTGTATGCCCGCCGCCGCGACTTGATGCTCGCCGCCCTCGAACGCGAACTGCCCGCCGGCTGCACCTGGACCAAGCCCGACGGCGGACTGTTTCTCTGGGTCACCCTCCCCGCGTCCATCGACACGACCGCGTTGCTCCAGATCGCCGCCCGCGAAAAAATCGCCTTCGTCCCCGGCGCCCCGTTCTGGGTCGGCGAGCCGGTTCGCAACACCCTGCGCCTCAACTTCAGCAACTCCACCGAGGAACGCATCGAGACCGGCATGGCCCGTCTCGGCGCGGTCATCCGCGCCGCGCTCTAA
- a CDS encoding DNA topoisomerase IV subunit B: MANAYTEDSIKTLSPLEHIRLRPGMYIGRLGNGSNAEDGIYVLLKETIDNSIDEYTMGHGKKIEIELNDRTLRVRDYGRGIPLGKLIDCVSIINTGAKYDSETFQKSVGLNGVGQKAVNALSISFRAQAIREGDTKIVEFTQGKITKDNKVAKTAERNGTIIEFTPDEALFGKDFKFRNEFIEEMLWNYAYLNRGLTLTFNGKAYKSENGLKDLLTKKLTGEPLYAMAHLEAEDIEVAITHGAHYGEEYYSFVNGQHTTMGGTHLAAFREAFVATIRNFFKKEYDAADIRQSIIAAVSVRVQEPVFESQTKTKLGSTDLGPKGPTIRQFIGGFLQQHLDNWLHRNPEAADAMKRKIEDSERERKELSGIRNLARERAKKASLHNRKLRDCRVHLDGKDKRAEDSSLFIVEGDSAAGSLTSCRDVQTQAVFALKGKPLNTFGLTKKVIYENEEFHLLQSALNIEDGMDGLRYNKVIIATDADVDGMHIRLLLLSFILQFFPELITQGHLFILETPLFRVRNKKETRYCYSEAEKQAALMKLGQSAEITRFKGLGEVSPAEFKDFIGENMRAEKVTLDRLHDVEGLLTFYMGKNTPDRQDFIIGNLRVEKDLVEA, encoded by the coding sequence ATGGCCAACGCTTACACCGAAGATTCAATCAAGACCCTTTCGCCGCTCGAGCACATCCGCCTGCGTCCCGGCATGTATATCGGGCGTCTCGGAAACGGCTCCAACGCCGAGGACGGCATCTACGTTCTCCTCAAGGAAACCATCGATAACTCCATCGACGAATACACGATGGGGCACGGCAAGAAGATCGAGATCGAGCTCAACGACCGCACCCTCCGCGTCCGCGACTACGGCCGCGGCATTCCGCTCGGCAAACTCATCGACTGCGTTTCGATCATCAACACGGGTGCGAAATACGACAGCGAGACGTTCCAGAAATCCGTCGGTTTGAATGGCGTCGGCCAGAAGGCCGTCAACGCGCTCTCCATTTCGTTTCGCGCCCAGGCCATCCGTGAAGGCGACACCAAGATCGTCGAGTTCACGCAGGGCAAGATCACCAAGGACAACAAAGTCGCCAAGACCGCCGAGCGAAACGGCACGATCATCGAGTTCACGCCCGACGAGGCACTCTTCGGCAAAGACTTCAAGTTCCGCAACGAGTTCATCGAGGAGATGCTCTGGAACTACGCCTACCTGAACCGAGGCCTCACGCTCACGTTCAACGGCAAGGCCTACAAATCCGAGAACGGACTCAAGGATCTGCTCACCAAAAAACTCACCGGCGAGCCGCTCTATGCGATGGCCCACCTCGAAGCCGAGGACATCGAGGTCGCGATCACCCACGGCGCGCACTACGGCGAGGAATACTACTCCTTCGTCAACGGCCAGCACACCACCATGGGCGGCACGCACCTCGCCGCTTTCCGCGAGGCCTTCGTCGCGACGATCCGCAATTTCTTCAAAAAGGAATACGACGCCGCCGACATCCGCCAGTCGATCATCGCCGCCGTGTCCGTGCGCGTGCAGGAGCCCGTGTTCGAGTCGCAGACCAAGACCAAGCTCGGCTCCACCGACCTCGGCCCGAAAGGCCCGACGATCCGCCAGTTCATCGGCGGGTTCCTCCAGCAGCACCTCGACAACTGGCTCCATCGCAACCCCGAGGCCGCCGATGCGATGAAGCGCAAAATCGAGGACAGCGAGCGCGAGCGCAAAGAACTCTCCGGCATCCGCAACCTCGCCCGCGAACGCGCCAAAAAAGCCTCGCTGCACAACCGCAAGCTCCGCGACTGCCGCGTGCACCTCGACGGCAAGGACAAGCGCGCCGAGGACAGCTCGCTGTTCATCGTCGAGGGCGACTCCGCCGCCGGTTCGCTCACCTCCTGCCGCGACGTGCAGACGCAGGCTGTCTTCGCGTTGAAGGGCAAACCGCTCAACACTTTCGGCCTCACTAAAAAGGTCATCTACGAAAACGAGGAATTTCACCTCCTCCAAAGCGCCCTCAACATCGAGGATGGCATGGACGGCCTGCGCTACAACAAGGTCATCATCGCGACCGACGCCGACGTGGACGGTATGCACATCCGCCTGCTGCTGCTCTCGTTCATCCTCCAGTTTTTCCCCGAGCTGATTACGCAGGGCCACCTCTTCATCCTCGAAACGCCGCTCTTCCGCGTGCGCAACAAGAAGGAGACGCGCTACTGCTACAGCGAGGCCGAGAAACAGGCCGCGCTGATGAAACTCGGCCAGAGCGCCGAGATCACGCGCTTCAAGGGTTTGGGCGAAGTGAGCCCGGCCGAGTTCAAAGATTTCATCGGCGAAAACATGCGCGCCGAGAAAGTCACCCTCGACCGCCTCCACGACGTCGAAGGCCTGCTTACGTTCTACATGGGTAAGAACACGCCTGACCGCCAGGACTTCATCATTGGCAACCTGCGGGTCGAAAAAGACCTCGTCGAAGCCTGA
- a CDS encoding DUF3817 domain-containing protein translates to MNLLTTTIGRLRVIGFLEGVSFLVLLGVAMPLKYFWGEPQAVRVVGMAHGVLFLAYIAATVQAWLEHDWSWKRAALIMLASLVPFGTFYADVKWLRSERR, encoded by the coding sequence ATGAATCTGCTTACCACCACCATCGGTCGTCTTCGTGTCATTGGTTTTCTCGAGGGCGTCTCATTCCTCGTGCTGCTTGGCGTCGCCATGCCGTTGAAATATTTCTGGGGCGAGCCTCAGGCCGTGCGTGTCGTCGGCATGGCGCATGGCGTGCTGTTTCTCGCCTACATCGCGGCAACGGTGCAGGCGTGGTTGGAACACGACTGGTCGTGGAAACGCGCGGCGTTGATCATGCTCGCGAGTCTCGTGCCGTTCGGGACGTTTTACGCGGATGTAAAATGGCTGCGCAGCGAGCGCCGTTGA
- a CDS encoding BON domain-containing protein → MKIKTLSALLVLASAPVVLFASSENDRKIEDAAKASYNYRTILDDHVKVKAHDGVVTLTGTVEDKEEKDLAADTVENLPGVKSVENEIVVKPKHPVHSDSWIALKIRSRLLVKSNVSAADTKVAVIDGVVTLTGFADNLAQKTLTGVYAAEIEWVKSVNNEIVIRDKPATGETVGDKMDDASITSQLKYALLSHKATSALKTKVTTNDGVVTITGVASSDAEKSLVTKLAQDVRGVKSVNNEMTVKS, encoded by the coding sequence ATGAAAATCAAAACCCTGTCAGCCTTGCTCGTTCTGGCCTCTGCGCCCGTCGTGCTGTTCGCCTCGTCGGAAAACGATCGCAAGATCGAGGATGCCGCCAAGGCGTCCTACAATTATCGCACCATTCTTGATGACCATGTGAAGGTGAAGGCCCATGATGGCGTCGTCACGCTGACCGGCACCGTCGAGGACAAGGAAGAGAAGGACCTCGCCGCCGACACGGTGGAGAATCTTCCCGGCGTGAAGAGCGTGGAAAATGAAATCGTCGTGAAGCCCAAGCATCCCGTGCATTCGGATTCGTGGATCGCGCTGAAAATCCGCAGCCGCCTGCTGGTGAAGTCCAACGTCAGCGCCGCCGATACCAAGGTCGCCGTGATCGATGGCGTCGTGACGCTCACCGGTTTTGCCGATAACCTCGCCCAAAAGACGCTCACCGGTGTTTATGCCGCCGAGATCGAATGGGTGAAATCGGTCAACAACGAGATCGTCATCCGAGACAAGCCGGCCACCGGCGAAACCGTCGGTGATAAAATGGACGACGCTTCCATCACCAGCCAGTTGAAGTATGCCCTGCTTAGCCACAAGGCGACCAGCGCCCTGAAGACCAAGGTCACGACCAACGACGGCGTCGTCACCATCACGGGCGTCGCTTCCTCAGATGCCGAGAAATCCCTCGTCACCAAACTCGCGCAAGACGTGCGCGGCGTGAAGTCGGTCAACAACGAGATGACGGTTAAGTCGTAA
- a CDS encoding DUF4118 domain-containing protein gives MSITPQTIPPFGPGAKSRPNPARVLVYSALLVILDFVSGPQYAVSVFFVLPVIYAAWYQGFRFACFLAAGLSIMRFMSNWAWGFPMSHDTALVNNVLRAVTLILVAFLTEQLASQMRALKTRQERLESQLPICPECGLACRHDGQWVPLEDGTMNLSKTTPPKSLCPECERRNYDVQPG, from the coding sequence ATGAGCATAACTCCGCAGACGATACCACCTTTCGGCCCCGGCGCCAAAAGCCGCCCGAATCCGGCACGGGTGCTGGTCTATTCCGCCTTGCTGGTGATTCTGGATTTCGTCTCGGGTCCGCAATACGCCGTGTCCGTCTTTTTCGTGCTGCCGGTGATTTATGCAGCCTGGTATCAGGGCTTCCGGTTCGCCTGCTTCCTCGCGGCCGGACTGAGCATCATGCGCTTCATGTCCAATTGGGCCTGGGGTTTCCCCATGAGCCACGACACCGCACTCGTGAACAACGTGCTGCGCGCCGTGACGTTGATACTCGTCGCCTTCCTGACCGAGCAACTCGCCTCCCAGATGCGCGCACTCAAAACGCGCCAGGAGCGCCTCGAATCGCAACTCCCCATCTGCCCTGAATGCGGACTCGCCTGCCGCCACGACGGCCAGTGGGTGCCGCTCGAAGACGGCACCATGAATCTCTCAAAAACCACGCCGCCCAAGAGCCTGTGCCCTGAGTGCGAGCGCCGTAACTACGACGTGCAGCCCGGCTAA
- a CDS encoding TrhA extension/companion domain-containing protein translates to MSDHSHAGKHEEKFSPWLFIATIILSLGALYGALALIAPGVWATQIAAGWVSFVIVFASIHTVAGIFEYFFHRYILHAPLIPFLSYFYKQHTRHHALTHIGYHRSKVTNAEVPGFIDNEPVADNTHIARNTFPIEEEKQHEASYFPWYSLIIFSLVVTPLLALGQWIFPNAPMFLAGYLAVAFSLSLYELIHAVEHWPQDTWDRMIEHPRYGRMWRKAYAFHLRHHADIRCNEGISGIFGLPLVDFVLGTYVDPETLYTHGEKVHADQFNSPEPRFAFIRWLDRKADEAVKNRRAAARAA, encoded by the coding sequence ATGTCCGATCATTCCCACGCGGGTAAACACGAGGAAAAGTTCTCACCCTGGCTCTTCATTGCCACGATCATCCTGTCGCTGGGCGCGCTTTACGGCGCGCTCGCCCTCATCGCACCCGGCGTCTGGGCCACGCAAATCGCCGCCGGCTGGGTGTCATTTGTCATCGTTTTCGCCTCCATCCACACGGTCGCGGGCATCTTCGAATACTTTTTCCACCGCTACATCCTCCACGCGCCGCTGATTCCCTTCCTCAGCTACTTCTACAAACAGCACACGCGCCACCACGCCCTCACCCACATCGGTTATCACCGCTCCAAGGTCACCAACGCCGAGGTCCCCGGGTTCATCGATAACGAGCCTGTCGCCGACAACACCCACATCGCGCGCAACACCTTCCCCATCGAGGAGGAAAAACAGCACGAGGCCTCTTATTTCCCGTGGTATTCGTTGATCATCTTCTCGCTGGTCGTCACTCCGCTGCTCGCCCTCGGCCAGTGGATTTTTCCCAACGCCCCCATGTTCCTCGCCGGCTACCTCGCGGTCGCCTTCTCCCTCTCGCTCTACGAACTCATCCACGCCGTCGAACACTGGCCGCAAGACACTTGGGACCGCATGATCGAGCACCCGCGCTACGGGCGCATGTGGCGCAAGGCCTACGCCTTCCACCTCCGCCACCACGCCGACATCCGGTGCAATGAAGGCATCTCCGGCATCTTCGGCCTGCCCCTCGTTGATTTTGTCCTCGGCACCTACGTCGATCCCGAGACGCTCTACACCCACGGCGAAAAGGTCCATGCCGACCAATTCAACAGCCCTGAGCCCCGTTTCGCCTTCATTCGCTGGCTCGACCGCAAGGCCGACGAAGCCGTGAAAAACCGCCGCGCCGCCGCCCGCGCCGCCTGA
- a CDS encoding DUF2937 family protein — MSWTAPLRPLFRAGEGLLDRVLCLLGAVAFCQLPEFIQQYLQRLGGRLDEARRQLAEFEVVARSSNLTLPQFIERTSTNTDTAVAKLGGVMQGTIDRVNELATAESSLRNASIWEKPFVFFAHLDRSIASATLDVYRPAVPTTTEGLIYAAAGMITFLCIYHGCVRYPISAAVKKRAERRTSKIQAPKQPTP, encoded by the coding sequence ATGAGCTGGACCGCACCGTTACGCCCTCTTTTCCGCGCCGGCGAAGGCCTGCTTGATCGCGTGCTCTGCCTGCTCGGCGCCGTGGCGTTCTGCCAGCTGCCCGAGTTCATCCAGCAATACCTGCAACGCCTCGGCGGACGCCTCGACGAGGCCCGTCGCCAGCTGGCCGAGTTCGAAGTGGTCGCCCGCAGTTCCAACCTGACGCTCCCCCAATTCATCGAGCGCACGTCGACCAACACGGACACCGCCGTCGCCAAACTCGGCGGTGTCATGCAAGGCACGATCGACCGCGTCAACGAACTCGCCACCGCCGAGTCCTCCCTGCGCAACGCTTCCATCTGGGAAAAACCCTTCGTCTTCTTTGCGCACCTCGACCGATCCATCGCCAGCGCCACGCTCGACGTTTACCGCCCCGCCGTGCCCACGACCACGGAAGGCCTGATCTACGCCGCCGCCGGCATGATCACGTTCCTCTGCATTTATCACGGCTGCGTCCGCTACCCGATTTCCGCTGCAGTCAAAAAACGCGCTGAACGCCGGACCTCCAAAATCCAGGCACCGAAACAGCCGACGCCTTAA